agcagtttcttcccaacaaccatcagggtattgaacacagaagatagacacaaaatactggagtaactcagagggacaggcagcatctctggatagaaggaatggaagacgttttgggtcgagagccttctttagACGAGAACACTACGTACTCTAACTAAACCTGAACTACGAACTGCTTGATTGCACTACAGACATGGGGTTTATTTTTGTCTCTGTTCATTTATTTGTTCATACTgttcatttatttttatatattgaacttctctttgttgtttattatgatgtctactgagtactatgtttacatattaattggggtgctgcaagtaagaatgttattgttccgtttcagaacatctgagaataaaacactcttgacttgactaatatGGATTCCCTCTGCTGCAAACAATAATTGACATGGGTCAGTTTGTAACATTAAATTTGTTGTCCAAACGTATTAAgatatatgggggaaaagcaagtAAATGGAGTTGGGtcacagatcaaccatgattgtatTGACCAGAGGATAAGCACTAAAGAACTTACAACCCACTTCCATTACACCGTTCATATGTTTCACTCTACGCTTCTGCATAGCCTTAATCCAGATATGGATTCTTATTGATATACACCACAATTGATATACATGTAAATAAGAATATGTAGTATTACAGAAGGTTCGGGGAACATCTGCAATGATGTTAACAAGGATGGACAAGTTTTGCTCAGGCTGAGGGTAGATATAATTAAGCTGTGTAATACAATGAAAGGATTAGATATGATGAATAAGTAGGTCTTACTTTTCATAGCAGGGCGGTTTATGACTAAGGGagctaggtttaagatagttgttagaagagtgaaggggagagggaagttaAGAAATAAACATTTTTCATAGTTGGTTGGAGGGGTTTCTCTGAACGCCTTTGTCTAAAAGGATGCTTAAGGAAAAAAATCTCAAAACATTTAATAAGTACCTAGTTGAGCACCTCATGCATCATAATTTACAGGGTTATGGATGAAGAATTAAAAATTGACGTCAGTTTATATAATCTTATTCATCCAGCCTGAATTTGATGGATTAAAAGTTCACCAACTGTGTGGCAAATTTCCATAATTCTATGACACTATAAACATAAAAGCTAAATGCAAGAAGAGAACTGAGCATAAGATTCCCCGGCCTGGAGACAGAGTCTAGCAGAGTTACACTGTGATGTTGTGGATCCCAAGGGGGACCTCAAAAGGAATAAGTGTTATAAATCTTGGATTGAAACCTCACATACTGGAAAATTATCCTAGTTATCTGTGGTCAATCATAGCTAGAGCACGTCAGAGCAAAATCATTATTCCAATTAACTTTCCTCAATAATAAGGTTAGCACTGGGGCTGAAGGGGATATTGCAAAGACCCTTCTGTGagtagagtaggagtaaacgggcccttttcagaatgacaggcagtgactagtgaggtaccacaaggctcagtgctgggaccccagctatttacaatatatattaatgatttggatgagggaattgaatgcaacatctccaagtttgcggatgacacgaagctggggggcagtgttagctgtgaggaggatgttagaaggctacaaggtgacttggataggctgggtgagtgggcaaatgcatggcagatgcagtataatgtggataaatgtgaggttatccaccttggtggcaaaaacaggaaagtagactattatctaaatggtggccgattagggaaaggggagatgcaacgagagctgggtgtcatggtacaccagtcattgaaagtaggcatgcaggtgcagcaggcagtgaagaaagcgaatggtatgttagcattcatagcaaaaggatttgagtataggagcagggaggttctactgcagttgtacagggtcttggtgagaccacacctggagtattatgtacagttttggtctccaaatctgaggaaagacattcttgccatagagggagtacagagaaggttcaccagactgattcctgggatgtcaggactttcatatgaagaaagactggatagactcggcttgtactcgctagaatttagaggattgaggggggatcttatagaaacttacaaaattcttaaggggttggacaggctagatgcaggaagattgttcccgatattggggaagtccaggacaaggggtcacagtttaaggataaaggggaaatcctttaggaccgagatgagaatttttttttttcacacatagagtggtaaatctctggaactctctgccacagaaggtagttgaggccagttcattggctatatttaagagggagttagatgtggcccttgtggctaaagggatcagggggtatggagagaaggcaggtacaggatactgagttggatgatcagccatgatcatattgaatggcggtgcaggctcgaagggccgaatggcctactcctgcacctaatttctatgtttctatgtgatactGAGCTATCTCTAATTCTCAACCCATGTGAAATAGCATTTACCACAATAATGGTCATGAAATTAAAAACAATAGAAGATTAGGCGGTCTGGTTAGTTGATATGCCTGTACTTAGCTTGATATGAGGCCTTCCACCACGGACAAACCATTTATATCTAAAAAAAAGTATCCCAACCTATGATAGATAACCAAGCAAGGGTGGCATATCACCGGTCATAATGATTTTCAACATGCATGTATGAGAGTGCTCCTGATCTGCCATCAcctttatgggccaaatgtaattCTTCTGTGTTGTAGTAAGTAAATAAATAAGGTAACATCCATAAGGATGTTGTAGatggatgagggaggacctcattgcaacttagcaaatagtaaaaggcctggatagagtgaatgtggagaggatgtttccactagtaaagAGTctaggagtttaagaaggaactgcagatgctggaaaatcgaaggtacacaaaaaagctggagaaactcatcgggtgcagcagcatctatggagcgaaggaaataggcaatgttttgggccgaaacattgcctatttccttcgctccatagatgctgctgtacccgctgagtttctccagcttttttgtgtaccttagagagtctaggaccagagttcatagcctcagaataaaagatgtacctttagaaaggagatgaggaggaatttctttagtgagagggtggtgaatctatggatttcattgtcacagactgctgtggaggccgtcaatggatatttttaatgcggaaatttgcagattcttgattagtaagggtgtcagaagttatggggcaaaggcaggaaaatggggtggagaggtaaagatagatcagccgtgtgtaggaaggaactgcagatgctggtttaaacaaaaggtagacacaaaatgctggagtacctcagtgggacaagcagcatctgtggagagaaggaaccgttcatcagaagaagggtcttgacccgaaacttcacccattccttctctccagagatgctgcctgtcctgctgatttactccagaaatttgtgtctagtagaacagccatgattgaatggtggattagacttgatgggccgaatggcctaattctgttcctagaatttatgaacttataacTTCAAGACCTTGAAAGTCATAATGTCCAGTACACATCACACTCACTTCGCCATCCTGGGTTAAAATCCTGGAATTTAAAGAATGTAAAGTTATCAGAGGAATAACATTAGTTTAAAGAAAGCACTTGTTGTAGAAAAACTCCCACTACAGCAGACCAAGCAGGGACATACACCGAAAGTTGCTTGATTGTTCAGTTTTATGAACAAAATAAAGTATTTTGAGTATTATTCAGTTctaaatataaaaatatagaGACTACTGGAATTTAAACTTGTCAATGTGTTGTTCAGTAGTTACCAGTTGATATGAATTATATAGCACGAAAAACCTACAATGTAggggattaaaaaaaacattgtaacAATCAAACACCACATTTGTTCCGTTAAAAATAAAACGAAACAATGaagataaattaaaaaaacgCTTACTCAGAATTTGATATTATACCCAATTGTATACTGGGTAATATTACCTTAAACTGATCACTTGAAGTAGGTGGGGTGACTTTTCTAGTTAAAAATTATCAACGAGATGACTGATTAGTTTATTTCGAATCTTAATATCATGTAAATATCAAAACACATTATGTGTTGGGTGATATTGTCGCTTTGATGGCAATTGTACGTACAAAGGAGGTGGTATTACAATACAAAATTGTATTAAAGAGACTGTGGGGGTAGTTCTTTGATGAAGCAAGGGACTGAAGTTTCGCCTTACGCCAACTTCCGACGCTCCTCCTCTGTATCCAGGGCTCTTCACAGCACCTAGCGACTACTCTCTCATTGGTTGGACACTGTATCAATTTTGGGTGGGGAACCAATGGCTGCGATGGGTTGGGCCTCTTCCCTATTGACATCAAATCATGTGGCTTCCAACAGCTGATGCAATGTTTCAAGTACAAAGCGGTGGCCGCAGCTGGCCCCTGTTCGCACTCGGGACTGTCAGCGagctggggtgggagggggaaggaaaggaagaggaagaagtGGCTGTGGCTCCTGGTCCGGGACACTGCGGGGCGCATAACTGAGCAGTGATGGTGATGATGTACGTTCAGACTTTAGGAGGCACAAGTCCTTACAGCACAAGGACGAGTCCTGCCGGCGATCCGGAGGATGGTGTGGTCCAGTTGATGAAGAAACTCCTTCACCACAGCTTCGCTGGCGAAGCAGTAACACATTCAAAGAAGATAAAGCCTGGTGAAAACCCCTTTGAGAGACATTACAACGTCGAAAATGACCGCTTGATTCCTACTTCAGGTGAGTTGCTGGGTCGCTGCGTCGTTTTGTTCTTGATAACTCGATAATAAATGATAGACTTCAAAAGTAACCCTAAAACTGTCAGTTTCcgtatatgttttatccatatcaTCTTCAGTTAGCATTTAGCACCTTCTAATTGACGAGGTGCCTCTACATTCCTGAAAGCAAAAATCTTTCCGTGTCTTTTTAAATGCAGACATTTGTCTCCTATTCATGAAAAAATACTGCGAAGTAACGTCCTTTTTTTTAACTTTACTATCCGAATACCGATTCAAACTAATCAATTACATCATCGCTATTCTAGAACCGAGAATGCAGGATAAAAGTGGTATGGCAATTGCACAATAATAAACGACAACCGCTTCACACAGATAAACCATGGAATATGCCATCCTAAATATTGGGAACAAATGTTCTGGAGATATCGATCAGTGTTCAGTACTGCGGGTAATAAATATTACCACTGTTAAATAGGTGCTTCAAAGTAGTAGGCAATTAaatgatatttttttaatttaatagatATAAGGGGATCCTTGCTGAAATTATTAAGATCAGACTATTCATAAGTTTCTGAAGTGTTAATGCAATGTATTACGGGCTGATGAAGAACATTTGTGTACCTGTATAAATTTTAAATTGTATAATAACTATATGAGATGAAAATGTGTTGGTGAACAGGGTTTGATATTGGTAATTGCATAATCACTCATCTTAAGAAGATCTGCGTGAAGACAATTCCAAAAATGGCTAAAACAATTGACTGACTTTTTAATCTCCATTTGGATAATATTATTACAAACTGCCTGGCAACACTCTTTTCCTCCCCcgcatctctcccctcccctgcccccctcccctcaaagTTGTGGATTGCAATTCTGCACTGGAGATTTTGGCCATAATGATACAGTCCAGCACTACGATTGAATGCTGAGGCCTTGCATTATTGCCAGGTGTCATATTTCATATGAGATTTAAACCAGAGCCCCATCTACAGATGGGTGTAAAAAGTCTCGTGACAATGTGAGAGAATTGAATGGGAGTTGTCTCTATCTCAATGTCACTAAGACCGCTTATCCAATTATTATCATATTGCTATTTGCAGAGGCTTGCCGTGAGTATCCTACATGACAGCAGTGCAAAATTCctccttttaaaatattttatccaAGTGGTCAATATTTTTTATTTcatctatatatatattgatGGATGTTTTTCAAATTAGTTCCGTGATTTTCTATGAATTTTTGGACCTGAATGTGATTGAGAATGATTTAATCATTTGTTGACTTCCAGTTAAAAgtttggaaaaaaaatctgtgtGTTTGAATGTATTTCATTTCCTGAAAATAATATATTTCAAAGAATTATAATTTttgtcctttttttatttttgcagaTACATATTTCGTGAATCAATCTGGCAATGATTTTATTTTTCTGGAGGAACTTCTAGAAGAGAGGACCTGCCAGCATCTTGCAAAGCAGATAGAGCAATGCCTGTCCACTTCTAAGAAATCCCAATTGCACTGCCAGGAGCTCTTGATCCCTCAGTATATGAGCCTAAGAATCGCACAGGATGTACTTCGAATGGCTGCCAGTGAGCCCTGTGGGCTGCGTGGTGCTGTGATCTATGTTAACCTGGAACATGAGAACACAAACAAGAAACTGGGGAAAATAGTGTATGATAGCACTGTCATTCCTACCTTTGAATTGACTCTTGTCTTTAAACAAGATAACAACTCGTGGCCCAGTCTAAGGGATTTATTTTCCATAGGGACTTGTTTCATACATGCATCAAGGAGGGTATTGAAGCTTAGCCCAGGCTTCAGATTAGTCAAAAGAAAATTGTATTCTTCTGTAGGACCAATTGTCGAAGAATGCTAATTGAGGGCCAAGCTAGATCTAAGAAGTAATTTCTGTGGTGAGAATTCTGACCTGTCATTTATTAAGGCATAATGCTTGCTATTAAGCCTGGAAGAGAAGTTTTACTGTAAATATTCTCATGCACAAAATACTACAGTTTCTTACAATGAATGTTAATAACTTGAATTTTACTAACATTTTTGAAGATTTGGGATGCTGAAATGACTGGTGAAGGATGCAGAGGATGCACAATAGAAGTTCATATTATTGTTCTATTCGCATTGTGTCTTCCTTCTGCAACTGTCAGAGGTAGATATTTTTATTTATGTTTGAGGAACATTGAAAGCATGTGGTGATGGTACAGAGGATGCAAAGTGCATGAGGGAAAATCCAGGGAAAAGAGATGAAGATTATGAAATGTGTATAAACCTTTCATCAGGAAGAGGCAATTAAGGACAATGAATCGAACACTACTAAGCTGTTAAATTGAGCAATGGGTACTAGGTTAAAATGGAATTTAAaggtctgcattttttttttttttactttactGATGTTCAGTATTCCATGTTTGCACATTTTTGCACTGTATTTGACTGCACTGTTCAATTGAACAATTTTGTACTTTGTATGGGCACGCTGGACTTGCTCTCAAGTAGTAATGTTACATTTGTACGAATAGTGCACGCTTCCCAGAATGGATGCAATGTACTGGCAACTGCTAGCTTCATCTACTACAGTGCTATGATTGAGTTCTTGTTAAAGTGGTAAGAGTGTCCAATTGTAAACTCATTGGAAATGTTGGAAATAAACTTTATAAAAAATAATGATTGGTTCCATCCTTCTATTTTGACCCTGTCATTAAACAGTTTAATagtgtattggggggggggactaCAAATTGTGAAATTTGAACTAGATATTTGAACTAGAAATAAGATTTAAAAAGTcaaatctgcaatttatcccatcagataaagcataaaaagaagtttaatttgacacctaattcactttcatatcttcagtattaaaagatttatggccattttcatactccgaaattagcatcttgttccctattgcttttccattgacttaacacaaaagctgtgatcgaggacagtcaaaagcccataacattcttaaaaattaagagaactgaatgaaacttttcagttattatagattgaagcattctgaaacaaatataaaacatcttacttggatgacctgaaattaaagcatataattaattacctaattgtagttaattacaaaattgactgttgtgacggaaatagtaataaacacccagactgccttgaaaattcaaaaatgtgatattctcaagatcagaactttaatattattgtattatatgctgtaagtccgtaacagataggttaataaattaaaatttctagcaatagaccaagtctttatggagaagatcagttgctagctggtacattggcatatcataatcagtagcatcatcatactcctcagattgtaaccaataagcaactctgtacaccttgtttttcctcaacttttcaattttggcattgtaaactacaagtttttgctcttcaaaccacgcatgacatgcctttctgcccactaatttcccattaagaatgtgctgtagattccatttcataagaaaattattatttttttaaatgcttaagtatccaaataacaaattaatcccattcacacaagaattcacaatataacatgatttttaaatctcactgtcatgaatttatatgccagatggaaggaatttaatggttaattcccataaattaatctagaaacatccactcaatataatcaaaattatttttttgcacaattgtattgtattgtattttaatgaccacacagccaggctggtggaatttgttttcagtacagctcggtacaggttccaacatttcatcaaacattaaacttgtaacatagatatacatacaaacagacacatttcataatacataagggccatgcttattcgtatttcctcaccgtagagtttaaaaagttaattgcagtgggaatgaaactgtttttgaagcggtttgttttggaggcaattgacctgtacaTGGGATTataatatttagtataaaaatattgactatgggtagacaataacacaaaatatagatgatttagatgctcttatgacattattgtccaaaaaaaaagagcatttaaatcatcttgcgagtgggtttttctggaacgcgatcgattgacacgttgcatttgcggtgaatttgaactccatatcagcaggaaaaacactgccggttcatatggggcccaaatcacattttcgcaacgtaaaattagattaaagccatcccaagaagcaagattatatgtaaaatacacgacttaccctttgttttgtctcgttcttgcgatccgtcatgtTGTAgacgttgagggcgttagaagtcgcttttaatTTTAaactaattattaaattgtctcgcgatttaaaaaaaatataatcgGGAAAAAAGtcagatcgatttttcttcaacagctagcagcccgaggaaatacacctccgacaggcagtagaaaactggattttaatcccacccacccaacccctgcccacctcaaaggcgccaaagtcgcgcacacggccagtggcagaactgcagcgccgctgaaggtaggttttgtaacatcgctactgaTGGCTGTGGCgaggagctattcctgaacctggacgttgcagtcctcaggctcatgtaccttcttcctgaaggtagcaaggagatgagtgtgtgaccaggatggtgtgggtccttgatgatgctgccagcctttttgaggcagcgactgcgatagatccccttgatggtagggaggtcagagccgatgatggactgggcagtgtttactactttttgtagtcttttctgctcctgggcgatcaagttgccgaaccaagccacgatgcaaaaggtcagcatgctctccaccgtgcacctgtagaagttagagagtcctctatgacatactgactctccgtaatcttctcaggaagtagagacgctgatgtgctttctttataattgcatcagtgttctcggagcaggagagatcttcagaaatatgcacgcccaagaatttgaagctcttgaccctttccaccatcgacccgttgatataaacgggactgtgggtcccgatcctaccccttccaaagtccacaatcagttccttggttttgttggtgttgagggccaggttattgtgctggcaccatttggtcagtcgatcgatctcttctatactctgactcgttcccatcagtgatacatcccacaacagtggtgtcattagcgaacttgatgatggagttcacactatgaccggctacgcagtcatgagtatagagtgagtacagcagggggctgaacacgcagccttgaggtgctaccgtgctgattgttatcgaggttgacacatttccaccaatacgaacagtctgtggtctgtggataagtcgaggattcaattgcagagggatgcgcagagacccagatctgagagcttggtaaccagcttggaggggatgattgtattaaatgccgagctataatcaatgaataacagcctgacatatgagtttttgttgtccaagtggtccagagcggagtggagggccagcgagatcgcatccaccgttgatctgttgtggcggttggcaaactgcagtgggtccaggtttttgtcgaggtaggagttgatttgcgccatgatcaacctctcaaagcacttcatcaccaccgccgttagtgccactggtcgatagtcgttgaagcacgtcaccttgctcttcttgggcaccagtataattgatgcccttttaaagcaggtgggaacctcagacctcagaagtgagaggttgaaaatgtccgtaaaaactgcagcc
This region of Amblyraja radiata isolate CabotCenter1 chromosome 11, sAmbRad1.1.pri, whole genome shotgun sequence genomic DNA includes:
- the LOC116978356 gene encoding DNA damage-inducible transcript 4-like protein produces the protein MVMMYVQTLGGTSPYSTRTSPAGDPEDGVVQLMKKLLHHSFAGEAVTHSKKIKPGENPFERHYNVENDRLIPTSDTYFVNQSGNDFIFLEELLEERTCQHLAKQIEQCLSTSKKSQLHCQELLIPQYMSLRIAQDVLRMAASEPCGLRGAVIYVNLEHENTNKKLGKIVYDSTVIPTFELTLVFKQDNNSWPSLRDLFSIGTCFIHASRRVLKLSPGFRLVKRKLYSSVGPIVEEC